One Leucoraja erinacea ecotype New England unplaced genomic scaffold, Leri_hhj_1 Leri_1617S, whole genome shotgun sequence DNA window includes the following coding sequences:
- the LOC129716029 gene encoding zinc finger protein 229-like encodes MENHMTGHDKDKRYECDVCGKAFQRPSHLEIHRRVHTGERPFDCSDCGKCFKSSSVLNEHRHLHTGERPYTCNDCGKGFTRSSYLLMHQRTHTGERPYTCAECGKGFTQSSSLLEHQRTHTGERPFTCAQCGKGFIRSSNLLSHQRTHTGERPFTCAQCGKGFIRSSKLLSHQRTHTVEQPYTCAQCGKGFTESSSLLVHQRTHTGELPFTCVQCGKGFIKSNYLLSHQRIHTGERPHTCTQCGKGFTRSSTLLSHQRTHTGERPYTCAQCGKSFTQSSHLKEHQRTHTGERPYTCTQCGKGFMYSSTLLSHQRTHTGERPYTCAQCGKGFTHSSNLLSHQRTHTGERPYTCTQCGKGFTQSSHLKEHQHTHTGERPYTCVQCGKGFTSSTKLLSHQRVHTSDHPIPSPVRGEHFATASHAQSHQRMHTSGQPYDCPYCTEGFDSSRGLRQHQRTHAGEQLLPL; translated from the coding sequence ATGGAgaaccacatgacggggcacgaCAAGGacaagcgttatgagtgcgacgtgtgtggcaaggcatTTCAGCGCCCGAGCCATCTGGAGATCCACCGGCGAgtacacacgggagaacgccccttcgactgctccGACTGTGGCAAATGCTTCAAGTCATCATCGGTCCTGAATGAGCACAGGCACCTGCACACCGGGGAACGACCCTACACCTGCAACgactgtggcaagggcttcacccgctcaaGCTACCTGCtgatgcaccagcgcacccacactggcgagcgcccctacacctgcgccgagtgcggcaagggcttcacccagtccagcagcctgctggagcaccagcgcacccacaccggcgagcgccccttcacctgcgcccagtgcggcaagggcttcatccgCTCCTccaacctgctgtcccaccagcgcacccacaccggtgagcgccccttcacctgcgcccagtgcggcaagggcttcatccgctcctccaagctgctgtcccaccagcgcacccacaccgtgGAGCagccctacacctgtgcccagtgcggcaagggcttcaccgaGTCCAGCAGCCTGCttgtgcaccagcgcacccacaccggcgagctcCCCTTCACCTGcgtccagtgcggcaagggcttcatcaaGTCCAACTACCTGCTGTCGCACCAACGCatccacactggcgagcgcccccacacctgcacccagtgcggcaagggcttcacccgctccagcaccctgctgtcccaccagcgcacccacaccggtgagcgTCCCTAtacctgcgcccagtgtggcaagagcttcacccagtccagtcaCCTGaaggagcaccagcgcacccacaccggcgagcgcccctacacctgcacccagtgcggcaagggcttcatgtACTCTAGCaccctgctgtcccaccagcgcacccacaccggcgagcgtccctacacctgtgcccagtgtggcaagggcttcacccactccagcaacctgctgtcccaccagcgcacccacaccggcgagcgtccctatacctgcacccagtgtggcaagggcttcacccagtccagtcaCCTGAAGgagcaccagcacacccacaccggcgagcgtccctataCCTGcgtccagtgcggcaagggcttcaccagctccaccaagctgctgtcccaccagcgggtgcacaccaGCGACCATCCCATCCCGAGTCCGGTGCGTGGAGAGCACTTTGCCACGGCCTCCCACGCTCAGTCTCACCAGCgcatgcacaccagtggccagccctatgaCTGCCCGTACTGCACTGAGgggtttgacagctcgcgggggttgcggcagcaccagcggacccacgccggcgagcagctgctcccactgtaa